A window of Hymenobacter aerilatus contains these coding sequences:
- a CDS encoding M1 family metallopeptidase: protein MKKTLLLLACVGILGKAAAQTPAPLTFTRADTLRGALTSLRTCYDLHYYHLDVKLDPARKYISGSNLFRFTATEDFNWLQFDLFANLAVDKVLYKGKSVPFTREANAVFVTFPQPIRKGTQDEFTVQYSGNPTEAKRAPWDGGLVYSQDKQGKPWVVSACQGIGASIWWPTKDHQADEVDSMLISVTVPKGLQDVSNGRLRKTTKLKGGDTRFDWFVASPINNYCVALNVGDYQHFGDTYQGENGKLTLDYWVLPENVEKAKKQFTANVEPMLKSMEHWFGPYPFYQDGYKLIESPHLGMEHQSAVAYGNSFGNGYRGRDLSGTGWGSKWDFIIIHESGHEWFGNNITSKDLADMWVHESFTNYSESLFVESQFGKQAGQEYVHGTRLGITNDGPIIGEFNLNNKGSGDMYPKGGNLLNMTRTIINDDEKWRQILRGLNKTFYHQTVDGTQVIDYISQQSGQDFTKIYAQYLRHPNIPTLEVRFENGEALGRWVADVPGFSMPVRVRQKGGEYRFVTPTTAFKPLGIAGLTKDNLEVDTFNYYIGVLVD, encoded by the coding sequence TTGAAAAAGACTCTCCTCCTGTTGGCTTGCGTCGGAATACTGGGCAAGGCTGCCGCCCAAACGCCCGCTCCGCTCACCTTCACGCGGGCCGACACCTTGCGCGGCGCCCTCACGTCCCTACGCACCTGCTACGACCTGCACTACTATCACCTTGACGTGAAACTCGATCCGGCGCGCAAGTACATCAGCGGTTCCAACCTGTTCCGCTTCACGGCCACAGAGGACTTCAACTGGCTGCAGTTCGATCTGTTTGCCAACCTCGCTGTGGACAAGGTGCTGTACAAGGGAAAATCAGTGCCGTTCACGCGCGAGGCCAATGCCGTGTTCGTCACGTTTCCGCAGCCCATTCGCAAGGGCACGCAGGACGAGTTTACGGTGCAGTACTCTGGTAACCCCACCGAAGCCAAGCGCGCGCCCTGGGACGGTGGCCTTGTGTACAGCCAGGACAAGCAAGGCAAGCCGTGGGTGGTGTCGGCCTGCCAGGGCATAGGGGCGAGCATCTGGTGGCCCACCAAAGACCACCAAGCCGACGAGGTCGACAGCATGCTCATTAGCGTGACGGTGCCGAAGGGTTTGCAAGACGTATCCAACGGGCGACTGCGCAAAACCACCAAGCTGAAAGGCGGCGACACGCGCTTCGATTGGTTTGTGGCTAGCCCTATCAACAACTACTGCGTGGCCCTGAACGTGGGCGACTATCAGCATTTCGGCGACACCTACCAAGGCGAAAACGGCAAACTCACGCTCGATTACTGGGTGCTGCCGGAAAACGTAGAGAAGGCCAAAAAGCAGTTTACCGCCAACGTGGAGCCCATGCTCAAGTCAATGGAGCATTGGTTCGGTCCCTACCCTTTTTACCAAGATGGGTATAAGCTGATCGAGTCGCCGCACCTGGGTATGGAGCACCAGAGCGCCGTGGCTTACGGCAACAGCTTCGGCAACGGCTACCGGGGCCGGGACTTATCGGGCACGGGCTGGGGCTCGAAGTGGGACTTTATCATTATCCACGAAAGCGGACACGAGTGGTTTGGTAACAACATCACGAGTAAAGACCTCGCTGACATGTGGGTGCACGAGAGCTTCACCAACTACTCCGAAAGCTTGTTTGTGGAAAGCCAGTTTGGTAAACAAGCCGGCCAAGAATACGTGCACGGCACCCGTCTCGGCATCACCAACGATGGACCCATCATCGGCGAGTTCAACCTCAACAATAAAGGCTCCGGCGACATGTACCCCAAGGGTGGCAACCTGCTGAACATGACGCGCACCATCATCAACGACGACGAGAAATGGCGCCAGATTCTGCGTGGGCTCAACAAAACCTTCTACCACCAAACCGTCGACGGCACGCAGGTAATTGACTACATCAGCCAACAGAGCGGGCAGGATTTCACCAAAATCTACGCCCAGTACCTGCGCCACCCCAACATCCCTACCCTGGAAGTGCGCTTCGAGAATGGCGAGGCCCTGGGTAGGTGGGTGGCCGATGTGCCCGGTTTCTCCATGCCCGTGCGGGTGCGGCAGAAGGGCGGCGAATACCGCTTCGTCACGCCGACTACCGCCTTTAAGCCCCTGGGAATTGCCGGCCTCACCAAAGATAATCTGG
- a CDS encoding glycoside hydrolase family 127 protein, which yields MNQLLKRSCLVPALLGLLSTTSLAQTYLPTPADKRMKVQPKVPVKAYAFDLAQVKLLDGPFKQAEQADVTYLLKIEPDRLLADFREHSGLTAKGKRYGGWESSGLAGHTLGHYLSACALGYASTGKPEFKQRVDYIVAQLDECQKARKTGYVGAIPNEDKLWAEVASGNIRSRGFDLNGAWSPWYTVHKIMAGLLDAYLYCDNKTALTVNQGLADWTGNTIKGLDEAKMQEMMVCEYGGMAETLANTYALSGDKKYLDLSYRFYDKKILDPLAARTDILPGKHSNTQIPKAIASARRYELTGDQKDAAIADFFWKTVTDNHSYATGGNSNYEYLGEPRKLNDKLSENTTETCNTYNMLKLTQHLFAQQPSAKLMDYYEKGLYNHILASQNHATGMTTYFVPLRMGGRKTYSDEFNTFTCCVGSGMENHVKYAENIYLQGTDGSLYVNLFIPSELAWKEKGLTLRQESQLPANDQVTFTLTATKPRAFKLRLRQPKWTKNPQVRVNGKAVAVAPDAEGYLVLDRKWKDNDRVELTLPADFYTEALPDNPDRRALFYGPTLLAGVLGNTEPEPVTGVPVLVTANPNPNQWVKTTDATKLRFQTAGLGTPHDVPLMPFNQTGDEYYTVYWDVFTPEKWATQQRVYEAARKQQQELEARTVDVLRVGEMQPERDHLFTITEKAETGEEHGRKWRMVNEGGNMAFTLKVSPNTLNTLMLTYWGMDNRGRVFDVLVDGEKIATEDLNKYKESRFYDVSYAIPPALTKGKQQVKVTFQAKQNNSAGPVYGIRNVRQ from the coding sequence ATGAACCAGTTACTAAAACGCTCCTGTCTTGTACCCGCGTTGCTTGGCTTGCTGAGTACTACCTCATTAGCCCAAACGTACCTGCCCACGCCCGCCGACAAACGGATGAAGGTGCAGCCCAAAGTACCCGTGAAAGCTTACGCTTTCGACCTAGCTCAGGTAAAGCTACTCGATGGGCCGTTCAAGCAGGCAGAGCAAGCTGATGTGACGTACCTGCTGAAGATTGAGCCTGATCGGTTGCTGGCCGACTTTCGGGAGCATAGCGGACTGACGGCCAAGGGCAAGCGCTATGGCGGCTGGGAGTCGTCGGGGTTGGCGGGGCATACACTGGGGCATTACTTGTCGGCGTGCGCGCTGGGCTATGCTTCTACTGGTAAACCGGAGTTTAAGCAGCGCGTGGATTACATTGTAGCGCAGCTGGACGAGTGCCAGAAGGCGCGCAAAACGGGATACGTAGGTGCTATTCCGAACGAAGACAAGCTGTGGGCGGAGGTGGCCAGCGGCAACATTCGCTCCCGCGGCTTCGACCTAAACGGAGCTTGGTCGCCGTGGTACACGGTGCACAAGATCATGGCTGGTTTGCTCGACGCTTACCTATACTGCGACAACAAAACGGCCCTGACCGTCAACCAGGGCCTAGCCGATTGGACCGGCAATACCATCAAAGGCCTCGACGAAGCCAAGATGCAGGAAATGATGGTGTGCGAGTACGGTGGCATGGCAGAAACGCTAGCCAACACCTACGCCCTGAGCGGCGACAAGAAATACCTCGACCTCTCCTACCGCTTCTACGACAAGAAAATCCTCGATCCGCTGGCTGCCCGCACCGATATTCTGCCCGGCAAGCACTCCAACACCCAGATTCCGAAGGCCATTGCCAGCGCCCGCCGCTACGAGCTAACCGGCGACCAGAAAGACGCTGCTATTGCGGATTTCTTTTGGAAAACGGTAACCGATAACCACTCCTACGCCACCGGTGGCAACAGCAACTACGAATACCTAGGCGAGCCGCGCAAGCTCAACGACAAGCTCAGCGAGAACACCACTGAGACCTGCAACACCTATAACATGCTGAAACTCACTCAGCATTTGTTTGCCCAGCAGCCCTCGGCCAAGCTGATGGACTACTACGAGAAGGGCCTGTACAACCACATCCTAGCCTCGCAGAACCACGCTACTGGCATGACAACCTACTTCGTGCCTTTGCGCATGGGTGGCCGCAAGACCTACAGCGACGAGTTCAACACCTTCACGTGCTGCGTGGGCTCGGGCATGGAAAACCACGTGAAGTACGCCGAGAACATCTACCTCCAGGGCACCGATGGCAGCTTGTACGTCAACTTGTTCATCCCTTCGGAGCTAGCTTGGAAGGAGAAAGGACTGACGCTGCGCCAAGAAAGCCAGTTGCCAGCCAACGACCAGGTGACGTTTACGCTCACCGCCACCAAGCCCCGCGCCTTCAAGCTGCGCCTGCGCCAGCCCAAGTGGACTAAGAACCCGCAGGTGCGCGTGAACGGCAAAGCCGTAGCAGTAGCGCCCGATGCGGAAGGCTACCTGGTGCTCGACCGCAAGTGGAAAGACAATGACCGAGTAGAACTGACCCTACCTGCCGACTTCTACACCGAAGCCCTGCCCGACAATCCCGACCGACGCGCCCTGTTCTACGGCCCCACGCTGCTGGCCGGGGTACTCGGCAACACCGAACCCGAGCCCGTAACCGGCGTGCCCGTGCTCGTGACGGCCAACCCCAACCCCAACCAGTGGGTGAAAACTACCGATGCGACTAAGCTCCGTTTCCAAACTGCTGGCCTAGGTACCCCCCACGATGTACCGCTGATGCCCTTCAACCAAACCGGCGACGAGTACTACACCGTGTACTGGGACGTATTTACGCCCGAAAAGTGGGCCACCCAGCAGCGCGTGTACGAAGCCGCCCGCAAGCAGCAGCAGGAGCTAGAAGCCCGCACCGTGGACGTGTTGCGCGTGGGCGAAATGCAGCCCGAGCGCGACCACCTATTTACCATCACGGAGAAAGCCGAAACCGGCGAGGAGCACGGCCGCAAGTGGCGCATGGTAAACGAAGGCGGCAACATGGCCTTCACCCTGAAAGTATCCCCCAACACGCTTAATACGTTGATGCTCACCTACTGGGGCATGGACAACCGCGGCCGCGTGTTCGATGTGCTGGTTGATGGCGAAAAGATTGCCACCGAAGACCTCAACAAGTACAAGGAAAGCCGCTTCTACGACGTCTCGTATGCCATTCCGCCCGCGTTGACCAAAGGCAAGCAGCAAGTGAAAGTGACTTTCCAAGCCAAACAAAACAACAGCGCCGGCCCCGTGTACGGCATCCGTAACGTGCGGCAGTAA